Proteins from a genomic interval of Syngnathus acus chromosome 4, fSynAcu1.2, whole genome shotgun sequence:
- the LOC119121344 gene encoding vitellogenin-1-like isoform X1: MRVVVLALTLALAACQHNFAPDFAAGKTYVYKYETLLLGGLPEEGLARAGLKVSSKVLISATDRNMLMLKLAEPEFFEYSGVWPKDAFTPATKLTSVLAPQLMIPIKFEYSNGVVGKMFAPEGVPVMVLNIYRGILNVLQLNVKKTTNVYEMQEAGAQGVCKTFYAINEDEKAERILLTKTRDLSHCQERIQRDIGLAYTETCHKCQRDSKNFKGGAAYNYILKTVPNGVMIMEASVNELIEFTPFKEMNGAAQMETKQRLVFVEVQNSPIVPVKAEYRQRGSLQYEFSREMLQTPLQLVKITNLQAQIAEVLNHIVTNNVERVHDDAPLKFLELIQLLRMAKLEDIQMLWSQHKTKPAYRQWILDALPSVGTPVALRFIIQKFESDELRLYEVAQALIASVHMVTANKEVIELYESLRDNIKIRKNPALTEIVWLGYGTMISKYCSNRTVCPVELVKPIHDRLTEAISKSDTWQIISILKVLSNAGHPMSLKPITKVLPIHGTPAKSLPTRVHAEAIMALRNIAKKEPRMVQELALQLYMDKSLHPELRMLSCIVIFETRPPVGLVTSLANLVKMEENLQVASFTYSHMKSLTRSTAPDHAAIAAACNVGVKILGRKLDRLSFRFSRAIQMEFYSNPLMLGAVASTFYINDAATVLPRTIVAKTSAYIAGAAADVLEVGVRTEGLQEALLKNHALADDVNRITKMKRVIKALADWRAMPNSKPLASVYVRFFGQEIAFADINQELIKQAVALANGPSVQELGRDAIKSLLSGVSFHAAKPVLATEVRRIMPTTAGFPMELSLYTAAVAAASFKLRATATPALPEPIQFRQLLKTKIELMAEIKPSVVANVFAVIGVNTEILQATVYSRAKIAAIVPASISTRLDINEGQFKFAALPVPAPEEIVAVEVESIAVVRNVEDIPNARRTPLIPTEYVKPDSREILASKTWPASVRASSEVIEDDLDDSRPFRSRAFSKKYCFQAYGTGLKGCVKVATANAAFIRDILLYRLAGKHSASLSVKRNEEESIERLEMLVQVGPKAAEKIIKKITLIEDDDIVTAKPVLMRLQKILNGTSSSSSSSKSSSSSKSSSGSRSSSSSSKSSSSSKSSKSSKSSSSSKSSSSSSKSSSSSSSKSSSSSSKSSKSSSSSKSSKSSSSSSSRRGRKHNGRSSRRNSRHSSSSASSLESLFSASSSSSSSSRHISARINLKRTFERDHKKSQANGFSQKSRSSASSFEAIYNKNKFLGSDTAPAFVVILQAVRTDGKLQGYQITGYADKANARLQIILATLAAENNWRFCADGVVLSKHKVTAKLAWGEACKVYDMTVTAETGLLGPSPAARLRMTWNALPSTFKRYAKKAYQYIPDYVMDSFVRGKDDNSVKQLSFTVAATSERTLDLIFKTPTRSIYKMALRLPLALPLDEITGLTPFDDLADKVRYLVSKAGAGSTQQQKHLSRNDLIVHLTGFSSSVPAECSLSGETVTTFNDRRFKNEMPQYCYEVLAQDCSEEMKFMVLLRKDDNVRNHINVKIADIDIDLYLKDSNVVVKVNGREVPTSNLPYQHPTAKIEIRPNEDGISVYAPGLGLQEVFYNKDSWKIRVVDWIKGQTCGLCGKADGEQRQEYRNSNGRVTNNPTSFAHSWVLPAESCQDTTQCRMKLKPVQLDKRMNVQGQETKCFSVEPVLRCLDGCSPVKTTPVTIGFHCQPADRTMIPQDFYNYSVDRKETTQAHLACSCTKCA, translated from the exons ATGAGAGTGGTTGTGCTTGCCCTGACTCTGGCCCTTGCGG CCTGTCAGCATAACTTCG CCCCTGACTTTGCTGCCGGTAAGACTTATGTGTACAAATATGAGACACTGCTCCTTGGCGGTCTACCGGAGGAAGGATTGGCGAGAGCTGGACTTAAAGTGAGCAGCAAAGTCTTGATCAGCGCCACCGACAGGAACATGCTCATGCTGAAG CTTGCTGAACCCGAGTTCTTCGAGTACAGCGGTGTTTGGCCCAAGGATGCTTTCACGCCGGCCACCAAACTGACTTCAGTCCTGGCGCCTCAGCTTATGATCCCCATCAAGTTTGAGTACTCCAACGGTGTTGTCGGCAAGATGTTTGCACCCGAAGGAGTCCCAGTTATGGTGCTGAACATCTACAGAGGTATCCTGAACGTCCTGCAGCTCAACgtgaaaaagacaacaaatgtcTACGAGATGCAGGAG GCCGGAGCTCAGGGTGTGTGCAAGACTTTCTATGCCATCAATGAAGATGAAAAGGCTGAACGCATCCTCCTGACAAAGACCAGGGATCTGAGTCATTGTCAGGAAAGGATCCAGCGAGACATCGGGTTGGCCTACACTGAGACGTGTCACAAGTGTCAGCGG GATTCCAAGAACTTCAAAGGAGGAGCTGCATACAACTACATCCTGAAGACCGTTCCCAATGGTGTCATGATCATGGAAGCATCCGTCAATGAGCTGATTGAGTTCACACCTTTCAAAGAGATGAATGGAGCTGCTCAGATGGAGACcaa GCAACGTTTGGTTTTCGTCGAGGTCCAGAATAGTCCCATCGTCCCCGTGAAAGCTGAGTATCGTCAACGTGGATCCCTCCAGTACGAGTTCTCCAGAGAGATGCTGCAAACACCCCTTCAGCTTGTGAAAATCACCAACCTTCAAGCTCAG ATCGCCGAGGTTCTGAACCATATCGTCACTAACAATGTCGAGAGGGTCCATGACGATGCCCCTCTCAAATTTTTGGAGCTCATTCAACTCCTTCGTATGGCCAAACTTGAAGATATCCAAATGCTCTGGAGCCAGCACAAGACAAAACCTGCATACAG GCAATGGATCTTGGACGCGCTTCCTTCCGTTGGAACTCCTGTTGCTCTGAGATTCATCATTCAGAAATTTGAGTCTGATGAACTCAGACTTTATGAGGTTGCTCAAGCTTTGATTGCCTCTGTTCATATGGTGACCGCCAACAAGGAAGTCATTGAGCTGTACGAG AGCTTGAGAGACAACATCAAAATCAGGAAGAACCCAGCTCTGACTGAGATTGTATGGCTCGGCTATGGTACcatgatttcaaaatattgttCCAACAGAACTGTCTGCCCTGTTGAGCTGGTCAAG CCCATCCACGACCGTCTTACGGAAGCTATCTCCAAGAGCGACACGTGGCaaatcatttccattttgaagGTGTTGAGTAACGCTGGGCATCCAATGAGCCTGAAGCCAATCACCAAGGTCCTTCCCATTCATGGCACCCCAGCTAAAAGCCTACCAACCAGAGTTCATGCTGAAGCAATCATGGCATTGAGGAACATCGCCAAGAAGGAACCACGCATG GTCCAGGAACTGGCTCTTCAGCTCTACATGGACAAGTCTCTTCACCCTGAGCTCCGCATGCTTTCATGCATCGTTATCTTCGAGACCCGGCCTCCGGTGGGCTTGGTGACAAGTCTTGCTAACCTTGTGAAGATGGAGGAAAACTTGCAAGTGGCCAGCTTCACCTACTCTCACATGAAGTCCCTGACCAGAAGCACCGCCCCCGACCATGCTGCCAT TGCCGCTGCTTGCAACGTCGGAGTCAAAATCTTGGGCAGGAAACTGGACAGACTGAGCTTCCGCTTCAGCAGGGCCATTCAGATGGAATTTTACAGCA ACCCCTTGATGCTTGGAGCTGTTGCCAGTACTTTCTACATCAATGATGCTGCCACCGTTTTGCCAAGAACCATTGTGGCTAAGACCAGTGCCTACAttgctggagctgctgctgatgttCTTGAA GTTGGAGTAAGAACTGAGGGACTCCAGGAGGCTCTTCTGAAAAACCATGCCTTGGCTGATGATGTGAACAGAATCACTAAAATGAAGCGTGTCATCAAAGCT CTGGCTGACTGGAGGGCCATGCCCAACAGCAAGCCACTGGCCTCCGTCTATGTCAGGTTCTTCGGACAAGAAATTGCTTTCGCCGACATCAACCAGGAATTGATTAAACAGGCTGTCGCG CTGGCCAATGGACCGTCTGTTCAGGAGCTTGGTCGGGATGCTATCAAATCTCTGCTGTCAGGAGTTTCTTTCCACGCTGCTAAGCCCGTGCTGGCAACCGAAGTGAGGCGCATCATGCCAACAACTGCTGGATTCCCAATGGAGCTCAGCCTGTACACTGCTGCTGTGGCTGCTGCATCTTTCAAAC TGAGGGCAACCGCAACTCCAGCTCTGCCGGAGCCCATCCAGTTCCGCCAGCTCCTGAAGACCAAGATTGAGTTGATGGCTGAAATCAAACCAAG CGTTGTTGCAAACGTGTTTGCCGTGATCGGAGTGAACACCGAAATTCTCCAGGCTACTGTCTACTCAAGAGCCAAGATCGCCGCCATTGTACCAGCCTCCATTTCAACCAGACTTGACATCAACGAGGGTCAATTTAAATTTGCGGCTCTCCCTGTTCCTGCACCTGAAGAGATTGTGGCTGTCGA GGTTGAGAGCATTGCTGTGGTGAGAAACGTTGAAGATATTCCTAATGCCAGAAGGACTCCCCTCATCCCTACCGAATACGTGAAACCAGACTCAAGGGAGATCCTCGCCTCAAAGACCTGGCCTGCTAGCGTG CGTGCATCTTCAGAGGTCATTGAAGATGACCTGGACGATTCCAGACCCTTCAGAAGCCGCGCATTTTCTAAAAAGTACTGCTTCCAAGCTTACGGAACTGGACTGAAGGGCTGTGTCAAGGTTGCCACGGCCAATGCTGCGTTTATCAGGGACATCTTGTTGTACAGATTGGCTGGAAAACATTCTGCCTCACTGTCAGTCAAGCGCA ATGAAGAGGAATCCATTGAAAGACTGGAGATGTTGGTTCAAGTTGGACCAAAGGCCGCAGAGAAGATCATCAAGAAGATCACTCTGATTGAAGATGATGACATCGTTACGGCAAAACCAGTCTTGATGAGGCTCCAAAAAATTCTGAATGGcacatcttcctcctcttcttcaagcaagtcctcctcatcttcaaagagcagcagcggcagcagaagcagcagcagtagcagcaaaagcagcagtagcagcaaaagcagcaaaagcagcaaaagcagcagtagcagcaaaagcagcagcagcagcagcaaaagcagcagcagcagcagcagcaaaagcagcagcagcagcagcaaaagcagcaaaagcagcagcagcagcaaaagcagcaaaagcagcagcagcagcagcagcagacgcGGCAGGAAACACAACGGCCGCAGCAGCAGAAGGAACAGCAGACACAGCAGCAGCTCTGCATCTAGTCTGGAATCCCTCTTCAGCGCAAGCTCTAGTTCCTCCAGTTCCAGTCGTCACATCTCGGCG CGAATTAACCTCAAGCGCACCTTCGAGAGGGACCACAAGAAG TCCCAAGCTAATGGATTTTCTCAGAAGAGCAGAAGCAGCGCCTCCAGCTTTGAGGCCATCTACAACAAG aACAAATTCCTCGGCAGTGACACTGCTCCTGCCTTTGTTGTCATCCTGCAAGCTGTGAGGACCGACGGCAAGCTCCAGGGATACCAAATCACTGGCTACGCAGACAAGGCTAATGCTCGACTTCAGATTATCCTGGCTACCCTGGCTGCTGAGAACAACTGGAGGTTCTGCGCTGATGGTGTTGTGCTCAGCAAGCACAAAGTCACA GCCAAACTGGCTTGGGGTGAGGCATGCAAAGTGTATGACATGACAGTCACCGCTGAAACCGGTCTTCTTGGTCCAAGCCCAGCAGCTCGCCTCAGAATGACATGGAACGCACTACCATCTACCTTCAAACGCTATGCCAAGAA AGCATATCAATACATTCCTGATTACGTAATGGACAGCTTCGTTCGAGGAAAGGACGACAACAGCGTCAAGCAGTTGTCCTTCACAGTGGCTGCCACCTCTGAAAGGACCCTGGATCTGATCTTCAAGACACCAACA CGCAGCATCTATAAAATGGCTTTGCGTCTCCCCCTTGCTCTGCCCCTGGATGAGATAACAGGACTCACACCTTTTGATGACCTGGCTGATAAAGTCCGTTATTTGGTGTCCAAGGCTGGCGCAGGTAGTacacagcaacaaaaacacttaaGCCGCAATGACTTAATTGTGCACTTAACTGGTTTCTCTTCTTCTGTTCCAGCTGAATGTAGCTTGAGCGGAGAGACAGTGACCACCTTCAACGACAGGAGGTTCAAGAATGAGATGCCTCAGTATTGCTACGAAGTTCTGGCTCAGGACTGCAGTGAGGAGATGAAGTTCATGGTCTTGCTGAGGAAGGATGACAATGTGCGCAACCACATTAACGTTAAAATCGCTGACAT TGATATCGACTTGTACCTGAAGGACAGCAATGTGGTCGTGAAGGTTAACGGAAGAGAGGTGCCCACTAGCAATCTGCCGTATCAGCACCCAACAG ctAAGATTGAGATCAGACCGAATGAAGATGGCATCTCTGTCTACGCCCCAGGCCTGGGACTTCAGGAAGTCTTCTATAACAAGGATTCTTGGAAG ATTAGAGTTGTGGACTGGATTAAGGGACAGACTTGTGGACTTTGTGGAAAGGCTGATGGGGAGCAAAGACAGGAATACCGCAATTCCAACGGACGTGTGACAAATAACCCAACCAGCTTTGCTCATTCCTGGGTTCTGCCAGCTGAAAGCTGCcaggacaccacac AGTGTCGCATGAAGCTTAAGCCTGTGCAGCTGGACAAGCGTATGAATGTCCAGGGCCAGGAGACCAAATGTTTCTCTGTTGAGCCTGTACTGCGTTGTCTGGATGGCTGCTCCCCGGTCAAGACCACGCCCGTCACCATTGGCTTCCACTGTCAGCCAGCTG ACCGCACCATGATCCCCCAGGACTTCTACAACTACAGCGTGGATAGGAAGGAAACAACCCAAGCCCACCTTGCTTGCAGCTGCACTAAGTGCGCATAA
- the LOC119121344 gene encoding vitellogenin-1-like isoform X3: MRVVVLALTLALAACQHNFAPDFAAGKTYVYKYETLLLGGLPEEGLARAGLKVSSKVLISATDRNMLMLKLAEPEFFEYSGVWPKDAFTPATKLTSVLAPQLMIPIKFEYSNGVVGKMFAPEGVPVMVLNIYRGILNVLQLNVKKTTNVYEMQEAGAQGVCKTFYAINEDEKAERILLTKTRDLSHCQERIQRDIGLAYTETCHKCQRDSKNFKGGAAYNYILKTVPNGVMIMEASVNELIEFTPFKEMNGAAQMETKQRLVFVEVQNSPIVPVKAEYRQRGSLQYEFSREMLQTPLQLVKITNLQAQIAEVLNHIVTNNVERVHDDAPLKFLELIQLLRMAKLEDIQMLWSQHKTKPAYRQWILDALPSVGTPVALRFIIQKFESDELRLYEVAQALIASVHMVTANKEVIELYESLRDNIKIRKNPALTEIVWLGYGTMISKYCSNRTVCPVELVKPIHDRLTEAISKSDTWQIISILKVLSNAGHPMSLKPITKVLPIHGTPAKSLPTRVHAEAIMALRNIAKKEPRMVQELALQLYMDKSLHPELRMLSCIVIFETRPPVGLVTSLANLVKMEENLQVASFTYSHMKSLTRSTAPDHAAIAAACNVGVKILGRKLDRLSFRFSRAIQMEFYSNPLMLGAVASTFYINDAATVLPRTIVAKTSAYIAGAAADVLEVGVRTEGLQEALLKNHALADDVNRITKMKRVIKALADWRAMPNSKPLASVYVRFFGQEIAFADINQELIKQAVALANGPSVQELGRDAIKSLLSGVSFHAAKPVLATEVRRIMPTTAGFPMELSLYTAAVAAASFKLRATATPALPEPIQFRQLLKTKIELMAEIKPSVVANVFAVIGVNTEILQATVYSRAKIAAIVPASISTRLDINEGQFKFAALPVPAPEEIVAVEVESIAVVRNVEDIPNARRTPLIPTEYVKPDSREILASKTWPASVRASSEVIEDDLDDSRPFRSRAFSKKYCFQAYGTGLKGCVKVATANAAFIRDILLYRLAGKHSASLSVKRNEEESIERLEMLVQVGPKAAEKIIKKITLIEDDDIVTAKPVLMRLQKILNGTSSSSSSSKSSSSSKSSSGSRSSSSSSKSSSSSKSSKSSKSSSSSKSSSSSSKSSSSSSSKSSSSSSKSSKSSSSSKSSKSSSSSSSRRGRKHNGRSSRRNSRHSSSSASSLESLFSASSSSSSSSRHISARINLKRTFERDHKKSQANGFSQKSRSSASSFEAIYNKNKFLGSDTAPAFVVILQAVRTDGKLQGYQITGYADKANARLQIILATLAAENNWRFCADGVVLSKHKVTAKLAWGEACKVYDMTVTAETGLLGPSPAARLRMTWNALPSTFKRYAKKAYQYIPDYVMDSFVRGKDDNSVKQLSFTVAATSERTLDLIFKTPTRSIYKMALRLPLALPLDEITGLTPFDDLADKVRYLVSKAGAAECSLSGETVTTFNDRRFKNEMPQYCYEVLAQDCSEEMKFMVLLRKDDNVRNHINVKIADIDIDLYLKDSNVVVKVNGREVPTSNLPYQHPTAKIEIRPNEDGISVYAPGLGLQEVFYNKDSWKIRVVDWIKGQTCGLCGKADGEQRQEYRNSNGRVTNNPTSFAHSWVLPAESCQDTTQCRMKLKPVQLDKRMNVQGQETKCFSVEPVLRCLDGCSPVKTTPVTIGFHCQPADRTMIPQDFYNYSVDRKETTQAHLACSCTKCA, encoded by the exons ATGAGAGTGGTTGTGCTTGCCCTGACTCTGGCCCTTGCGG CCTGTCAGCATAACTTCG CCCCTGACTTTGCTGCCGGTAAGACTTATGTGTACAAATATGAGACACTGCTCCTTGGCGGTCTACCGGAGGAAGGATTGGCGAGAGCTGGACTTAAAGTGAGCAGCAAAGTCTTGATCAGCGCCACCGACAGGAACATGCTCATGCTGAAG CTTGCTGAACCCGAGTTCTTCGAGTACAGCGGTGTTTGGCCCAAGGATGCTTTCACGCCGGCCACCAAACTGACTTCAGTCCTGGCGCCTCAGCTTATGATCCCCATCAAGTTTGAGTACTCCAACGGTGTTGTCGGCAAGATGTTTGCACCCGAAGGAGTCCCAGTTATGGTGCTGAACATCTACAGAGGTATCCTGAACGTCCTGCAGCTCAACgtgaaaaagacaacaaatgtcTACGAGATGCAGGAG GCCGGAGCTCAGGGTGTGTGCAAGACTTTCTATGCCATCAATGAAGATGAAAAGGCTGAACGCATCCTCCTGACAAAGACCAGGGATCTGAGTCATTGTCAGGAAAGGATCCAGCGAGACATCGGGTTGGCCTACACTGAGACGTGTCACAAGTGTCAGCGG GATTCCAAGAACTTCAAAGGAGGAGCTGCATACAACTACATCCTGAAGACCGTTCCCAATGGTGTCATGATCATGGAAGCATCCGTCAATGAGCTGATTGAGTTCACACCTTTCAAAGAGATGAATGGAGCTGCTCAGATGGAGACcaa GCAACGTTTGGTTTTCGTCGAGGTCCAGAATAGTCCCATCGTCCCCGTGAAAGCTGAGTATCGTCAACGTGGATCCCTCCAGTACGAGTTCTCCAGAGAGATGCTGCAAACACCCCTTCAGCTTGTGAAAATCACCAACCTTCAAGCTCAG ATCGCCGAGGTTCTGAACCATATCGTCACTAACAATGTCGAGAGGGTCCATGACGATGCCCCTCTCAAATTTTTGGAGCTCATTCAACTCCTTCGTATGGCCAAACTTGAAGATATCCAAATGCTCTGGAGCCAGCACAAGACAAAACCTGCATACAG GCAATGGATCTTGGACGCGCTTCCTTCCGTTGGAACTCCTGTTGCTCTGAGATTCATCATTCAGAAATTTGAGTCTGATGAACTCAGACTTTATGAGGTTGCTCAAGCTTTGATTGCCTCTGTTCATATGGTGACCGCCAACAAGGAAGTCATTGAGCTGTACGAG AGCTTGAGAGACAACATCAAAATCAGGAAGAACCCAGCTCTGACTGAGATTGTATGGCTCGGCTATGGTACcatgatttcaaaatattgttCCAACAGAACTGTCTGCCCTGTTGAGCTGGTCAAG CCCATCCACGACCGTCTTACGGAAGCTATCTCCAAGAGCGACACGTGGCaaatcatttccattttgaagGTGTTGAGTAACGCTGGGCATCCAATGAGCCTGAAGCCAATCACCAAGGTCCTTCCCATTCATGGCACCCCAGCTAAAAGCCTACCAACCAGAGTTCATGCTGAAGCAATCATGGCATTGAGGAACATCGCCAAGAAGGAACCACGCATG GTCCAGGAACTGGCTCTTCAGCTCTACATGGACAAGTCTCTTCACCCTGAGCTCCGCATGCTTTCATGCATCGTTATCTTCGAGACCCGGCCTCCGGTGGGCTTGGTGACAAGTCTTGCTAACCTTGTGAAGATGGAGGAAAACTTGCAAGTGGCCAGCTTCACCTACTCTCACATGAAGTCCCTGACCAGAAGCACCGCCCCCGACCATGCTGCCAT TGCCGCTGCTTGCAACGTCGGAGTCAAAATCTTGGGCAGGAAACTGGACAGACTGAGCTTCCGCTTCAGCAGGGCCATTCAGATGGAATTTTACAGCA ACCCCTTGATGCTTGGAGCTGTTGCCAGTACTTTCTACATCAATGATGCTGCCACCGTTTTGCCAAGAACCATTGTGGCTAAGACCAGTGCCTACAttgctggagctgctgctgatgttCTTGAA GTTGGAGTAAGAACTGAGGGACTCCAGGAGGCTCTTCTGAAAAACCATGCCTTGGCTGATGATGTGAACAGAATCACTAAAATGAAGCGTGTCATCAAAGCT CTGGCTGACTGGAGGGCCATGCCCAACAGCAAGCCACTGGCCTCCGTCTATGTCAGGTTCTTCGGACAAGAAATTGCTTTCGCCGACATCAACCAGGAATTGATTAAACAGGCTGTCGCG CTGGCCAATGGACCGTCTGTTCAGGAGCTTGGTCGGGATGCTATCAAATCTCTGCTGTCAGGAGTTTCTTTCCACGCTGCTAAGCCCGTGCTGGCAACCGAAGTGAGGCGCATCATGCCAACAACTGCTGGATTCCCAATGGAGCTCAGCCTGTACACTGCTGCTGTGGCTGCTGCATCTTTCAAAC TGAGGGCAACCGCAACTCCAGCTCTGCCGGAGCCCATCCAGTTCCGCCAGCTCCTGAAGACCAAGATTGAGTTGATGGCTGAAATCAAACCAAG CGTTGTTGCAAACGTGTTTGCCGTGATCGGAGTGAACACCGAAATTCTCCAGGCTACTGTCTACTCAAGAGCCAAGATCGCCGCCATTGTACCAGCCTCCATTTCAACCAGACTTGACATCAACGAGGGTCAATTTAAATTTGCGGCTCTCCCTGTTCCTGCACCTGAAGAGATTGTGGCTGTCGA GGTTGAGAGCATTGCTGTGGTGAGAAACGTTGAAGATATTCCTAATGCCAGAAGGACTCCCCTCATCCCTACCGAATACGTGAAACCAGACTCAAGGGAGATCCTCGCCTCAAAGACCTGGCCTGCTAGCGTG CGTGCATCTTCAGAGGTCATTGAAGATGACCTGGACGATTCCAGACCCTTCAGAAGCCGCGCATTTTCTAAAAAGTACTGCTTCCAAGCTTACGGAACTGGACTGAAGGGCTGTGTCAAGGTTGCCACGGCCAATGCTGCGTTTATCAGGGACATCTTGTTGTACAGATTGGCTGGAAAACATTCTGCCTCACTGTCAGTCAAGCGCA ATGAAGAGGAATCCATTGAAAGACTGGAGATGTTGGTTCAAGTTGGACCAAAGGCCGCAGAGAAGATCATCAAGAAGATCACTCTGATTGAAGATGATGACATCGTTACGGCAAAACCAGTCTTGATGAGGCTCCAAAAAATTCTGAATGGcacatcttcctcctcttcttcaagcaagtcctcctcatcttcaaagagcagcagcggcagcagaagcagcagcagtagcagcaaaagcagcagtagcagcaaaagcagcaaaagcagcaaaagcagcagtagcagcaaaagcagcagcagcagcagcaaaagcagcagcagcagcagcagcaaaagcagcagcagcagcagcaaaagcagcaaaagcagcagcagcagcaaaagcagcaaaagcagcagcagcagcagcagcagacgcGGCAGGAAACACAACGGCCGCAGCAGCAGAAGGAACAGCAGACACAGCAGCAGCTCTGCATCTAGTCTGGAATCCCTCTTCAGCGCAAGCTCTAGTTCCTCCAGTTCCAGTCGTCACATCTCGGCG CGAATTAACCTCAAGCGCACCTTCGAGAGGGACCACAAGAAG TCCCAAGCTAATGGATTTTCTCAGAAGAGCAGAAGCAGCGCCTCCAGCTTTGAGGCCATCTACAACAAG aACAAATTCCTCGGCAGTGACACTGCTCCTGCCTTTGTTGTCATCCTGCAAGCTGTGAGGACCGACGGCAAGCTCCAGGGATACCAAATCACTGGCTACGCAGACAAGGCTAATGCTCGACTTCAGATTATCCTGGCTACCCTGGCTGCTGAGAACAACTGGAGGTTCTGCGCTGATGGTGTTGTGCTCAGCAAGCACAAAGTCACA GCCAAACTGGCTTGGGGTGAGGCATGCAAAGTGTATGACATGACAGTCACCGCTGAAACCGGTCTTCTTGGTCCAAGCCCAGCAGCTCGCCTCAGAATGACATGGAACGCACTACCATCTACCTTCAAACGCTATGCCAAGAA AGCATATCAATACATTCCTGATTACGTAATGGACAGCTTCGTTCGAGGAAAGGACGACAACAGCGTCAAGCAGTTGTCCTTCACAGTGGCTGCCACCTCTGAAAGGACCCTGGATCTGATCTTCAAGACACCAACA CGCAGCATCTATAAAATGGCTTTGCGTCTCCCCCTTGCTCTGCCCCTGGATGAGATAACAGGACTCACACCTTTTGATGACCTGGCTGATAAAGTCCGTTATTTGGTGTCCAAGGCTGGCGCAG CTGAATGTAGCTTGAGCGGAGAGACAGTGACCACCTTCAACGACAGGAGGTTCAAGAATGAGATGCCTCAGTATTGCTACGAAGTTCTGGCTCAGGACTGCAGTGAGGAGATGAAGTTCATGGTCTTGCTGAGGAAGGATGACAATGTGCGCAACCACATTAACGTTAAAATCGCTGACAT TGATATCGACTTGTACCTGAAGGACAGCAATGTGGTCGTGAAGGTTAACGGAAGAGAGGTGCCCACTAGCAATCTGCCGTATCAGCACCCAACAG ctAAGATTGAGATCAGACCGAATGAAGATGGCATCTCTGTCTACGCCCCAGGCCTGGGACTTCAGGAAGTCTTCTATAACAAGGATTCTTGGAAG ATTAGAGTTGTGGACTGGATTAAGGGACAGACTTGTGGACTTTGTGGAAAGGCTGATGGGGAGCAAAGACAGGAATACCGCAATTCCAACGGACGTGTGACAAATAACCCAACCAGCTTTGCTCATTCCTGGGTTCTGCCAGCTGAAAGCTGCcaggacaccacac AGTGTCGCATGAAGCTTAAGCCTGTGCAGCTGGACAAGCGTATGAATGTCCAGGGCCAGGAGACCAAATGTTTCTCTGTTGAGCCTGTACTGCGTTGTCTGGATGGCTGCTCCCCGGTCAAGACCACGCCCGTCACCATTGGCTTCCACTGTCAGCCAGCTG ACCGCACCATGATCCCCCAGGACTTCTACAACTACAGCGTGGATAGGAAGGAAACAACCCAAGCCCACCTTGCTTGCAGCTGCACTAAGTGCGCATAA